One part of the Bradyrhizobium sp. CB1650 genome encodes these proteins:
- a CDS encoding MFS transporter: MRFLKSDGRLIGVLLVLAITQLIGWGTIGLPAIVGRDLAADLGMSLPAVFAGTSVLYVAMGLCAPWLAKSFAQHGARKVMMVGTVIAAPGFVVLSFAHEPMLYFAAWIMLGMAGSASLSTGTYIMLNEVAGRQAKSAIGALMLVTGLSSSIFWPTTSFLSGLVGWRGTCLVYAAMLMLVSLPLYAFAAPRRSAAKDDGGAPAKHADAPSIPRSTFGLVVAAITLNAFVNFGLSAVLVELLRAEGLTPAQAIAFGSMLGVIQVSARGLDFLGGGRWDGITTGLVAGTALPVAMLLLMLSEGATWAVAIFILLYGAGSGAMAVARATIPLVFYDQAEFAKAMSMIALPLNLASAISPPVLVSLLTQFGSRGALGLTLVCSCATVLILVLLSRRRPQVAAVAMS; this comes from the coding sequence ATGCGGTTCTTGAAATCTGACGGCAGGCTCATCGGCGTCCTGCTGGTGCTCGCGATCACCCAACTCATCGGATGGGGAACGATCGGCCTTCCCGCGATCGTGGGCCGCGATCTCGCAGCCGATCTCGGGATGAGCCTGCCGGCGGTCTTTGCCGGCACCTCCGTCCTCTATGTCGCGATGGGGTTGTGCGCCCCTTGGCTGGCCAAGTCCTTTGCGCAGCATGGTGCGCGGAAGGTGATGATGGTGGGCACGGTCATCGCCGCGCCCGGTTTCGTTGTTCTGTCCTTTGCGCACGAGCCGATGCTGTATTTCGCCGCCTGGATCATGCTCGGCATGGCGGGCAGCGCTTCGCTGTCGACCGGCACCTACATCATGCTGAACGAGGTCGCCGGGCGGCAGGCCAAGAGTGCAATCGGCGCGCTCATGCTGGTGACGGGACTGTCTAGCAGCATCTTCTGGCCGACGACGTCATTCCTGAGCGGTCTCGTCGGCTGGCGCGGGACGTGCCTCGTCTACGCGGCCATGTTGATGCTCGTTTCACTTCCGCTCTATGCCTTCGCGGCCCCACGCCGAAGCGCCGCGAAGGACGATGGCGGTGCGCCGGCAAAGCATGCCGATGCGCCTTCGATTCCCCGCAGCACGTTCGGCCTCGTCGTCGCCGCGATCACCCTCAATGCGTTCGTCAATTTCGGCCTGAGCGCCGTTCTCGTCGAACTCCTGCGGGCGGAGGGGTTGACGCCGGCGCAGGCGATCGCATTCGGCTCGATGCTCGGCGTGATCCAGGTCAGTGCCCGCGGGCTCGATTTCCTCGGCGGCGGGCGATGGGATGGAATCACGACCGGGCTCGTCGCCGGCACGGCGCTGCCCGTGGCCATGCTGCTGCTGATGCTGAGCGAGGGCGCCACCTGGGCGGTCGCAATCTTCATCCTGCTCTACGGCGCCGGCAGCGGCGCGATGGCGGTCGCGCGGGCGACGATCCCGCTCGTCTTCTACGACCAGGCCGAGTTCGCCAAGGCGATGTCGATGATCGCGCTGCCGCTCAATCTCGCCTCCGCCATCTCTCCGCCCGTGCTTGTAAGCCTGCTAACCCAGTTCGGCAGCCGCGGCGCGCTCGGCCTCACTCTGGTCTGCTCCTGCGCGACGGTACTGATCCTGGTCCTGCTCAGCCGCCGCCGCCCGCAGGTTGCCGCGGTTGCCATGAGCTGA
- a CDS encoding CaiB/BaiF CoA-transferase family protein translates to MSALPLSGIKILDLTRVLAGPLSAQMLGDLGAEVIKIERPGTGDDARAFGPPYLTDPEGKANNNNSFYLCANRNKKSVTVNIAKPEGQEIVRQLARNVDVFMENYKVGDLKRYGLDYESIKAINPGIIYCSVTGFGQTGPYAPRAGYDAILQAMGGLMSVTGHIDGEPGEGPMKVGPSIVDYMTGMNTSIGLLSALYHRDVNGGEGQHIDVCLFDTVIASLSHWLQIYLVNGKTPPRRGTWGNGGMPAGVFRCTDGELMLVVGNDGQFQRTCAVLGEPELANDKRFIKNNDRVVHGKEIMAIFAGLFLTKPVAYWLEKLEEAGVPSGPINNFEQVFSDPHVQSRGMRVKVKHPFEPDLSLIRNALTFSETPIKDYRAPPLLGEHTQEVLGGKLGYDAGKIETLKKQGII, encoded by the coding sequence ATGTCGGCCTTGCCGCTTTCAGGCATCAAGATCCTTGACCTCACGCGCGTGCTTGCGGGGCCCTTGTCGGCCCAGATGCTGGGCGATTTGGGCGCGGAGGTGATCAAGATCGAACGGCCGGGCACCGGCGATGATGCGCGCGCCTTCGGCCCGCCTTACCTGACCGACCCCGAGGGCAAGGCGAACAACAACAATTCGTTCTATCTTTGCGCCAACCGCAACAAGAAATCCGTCACGGTCAACATCGCCAAGCCCGAAGGGCAGGAGATCGTCCGGCAGCTTGCGAGGAACGTCGATGTCTTCATGGAGAACTATAAGGTCGGCGACCTCAAGCGTTATGGGCTCGACTACGAGTCGATCAAGGCAATCAATCCCGGCATCATCTACTGCTCGGTGACCGGCTTCGGCCAGACCGGGCCTTACGCGCCGCGCGCCGGCTATGACGCGATCCTGCAGGCGATGGGTGGCCTGATGAGCGTCACCGGCCATATCGACGGCGAGCCCGGCGAGGGCCCGATGAAGGTCGGCCCGTCGATCGTCGACTACATGACCGGCATGAACACCTCGATCGGGCTTCTCTCGGCGCTCTACCATCGCGACGTCAATGGCGGGGAAGGACAGCACATCGACGTCTGCCTGTTCGATACCGTCATCGCGTCCTTGTCGCACTGGTTACAGATCTACCTCGTCAACGGTAAGACACCGCCGCGCCGCGGCACCTGGGGCAATGGTGGCATGCCGGCCGGTGTGTTCCGCTGCACCGACGGCGAACTGATGCTGGTGGTCGGCAATGACGGCCAGTTCCAGCGCACCTGCGCCGTGCTCGGCGAGCCCGAGCTCGCCAATGACAAGCGCTTCATCAAGAACAACGACCGCGTCGTGCACGGCAAGGAGATCATGGCGATCTTCGCCGGCCTGTTCCTGACGAAGCCGGTGGCCTATTGGCTCGAAAAGCTGGAGGAGGCCGGCGTGCCGTCAGGTCCGATCAACAATTTCGAGCAGGTGTTTAGCGATCCGCACGTCCAGTCGCGCGGCATGCGGGTGAAGGTCAAACATCCCTTCGAGCCCGACCTGTCGCTGATCCGCAACGCGCTGACCTTCTCGGAGACGCCGATCAAGGACTACCGCGCCCCGCCGCTGCTCGGCGAGCACACCCAGGAGGTGCTCGGCGGCAAACTCGGCTATGATGCCGGGAAGATCGAGACGCTGAAGAAGCAGGGCATCATCTGA
- a CDS encoding 3-keto-5-aminohexanoate cleavage protein encodes MTTGKTIITCAITGNLTKPEQSPYLPITPEQIATSALEAAEAGAAIAHIHVRDPATGRPSMSIDLYRKVTERIRARNKSLVINLTTGPGGRFVPSIEDPRVAGPGTTLLQPEKRVEHIELLKPDICTLDLNTMNSGGEVVINTPRNVRIMAERMKAAGVLPEIELFDSGDCHLAHDLIADGTLKGPGLFLLVLGVKYGFSATSETMFYARSLLPPGAVWSGFGIGRAEFPMVAQAYLLGGHVPVGMEDNLYVSKGVLAKTNAELVTHAAGILTSLGATVATAQDARAMPGLN; translated from the coding sequence ATGACCACCGGCAAGACCATCATCACCTGCGCGATCACCGGCAATCTGACCAAACCCGAGCAATCGCCTTACTTGCCGATCACGCCCGAGCAGATCGCGACATCCGCGCTGGAAGCCGCGGAGGCAGGCGCCGCCATCGCCCACATCCATGTGCGCGATCCCGCCACGGGGCGTCCCTCGATGTCGATCGATCTCTACCGCAAGGTCACGGAGAGGATCCGCGCCCGCAACAAGAGCCTCGTCATCAATCTCACCACCGGGCCGGGCGGACGTTTCGTCCCCTCGATCGAAGATCCCCGCGTCGCCGGCCCCGGTACCACGCTGCTGCAGCCTGAAAAGCGCGTCGAGCATATCGAGCTCTTGAAGCCCGACATCTGCACGCTCGACCTCAACACCATGAATTCCGGCGGCGAGGTCGTGATCAACACCCCACGCAACGTCCGCATCATGGCCGAGCGGATGAAGGCGGCTGGCGTGCTGCCGGAGATCGAGCTGTTCGATTCCGGCGATTGCCATCTGGCGCACGACCTGATCGCCGACGGCACGTTGAAGGGACCGGGCCTGTTCTTGCTCGTGCTCGGGGTGAAGTACGGCTTCTCCGCGACATCAGAGACGATGTTCTATGCCCGCAGCCTGTTGCCGCCGGGAGCAGTCTGGTCCGGCTTCGGCATCGGCCGCGCCGAGTTCCCGATGGTTGCACAGGCGTATTTGCTCGGCGGCCACGTCCCCGTCGGTATGGAGGACAACCTCTATGTGTCGAAGGGCGTGCTGGCGAAGACCAACGCGGAACTGGTCACACATGCGGCAGGTATCCTGACAAGCCTCGGCGCCACCGTCGCGACCGCACAGGATGCACGCGCAATGCCCGGATTGAACTGA
- a CDS encoding AraC family transcriptional regulator: protein MQNTEVFRRARISTSDFPQARRLQMWREVYGRGIATVDIEPIGDQPFHADVTFNLLPNVSIAAGSRSPAHYRVSRELATRAKDLIAISVLRSGRASATQFGKELISGVGSASVIAPLDPSTSTMLTEGSFVTLLFSLPVLARVAPHYTRAFGRSIPSDNDALRLLSRYVDTLGSGAPPSDPAVARSASDHLIDLAALALGAHGDYAELARQRGGTAARLRAIKSDILAALGDSELSTEAIAARHGISPRYVRKLFEQDGSTFSTFVLAERLARAHRMLVDRRFGHLNIAQIAHESGFGDVSYFNRAFRRHFGSRPSDFREAAKCAWREQQE from the coding sequence ATGCAGAATACGGAAGTGTTTCGACGCGCGCGCATTTCGACGAGCGATTTTCCGCAAGCCAGGCGGCTCCAGATGTGGCGCGAGGTCTACGGACGCGGCATCGCCACCGTCGACATCGAACCGATCGGCGACCAGCCGTTCCATGCCGACGTGACGTTCAACCTGCTGCCCAATGTCAGCATCGCCGCCGGCTCGCGCTCGCCGGCGCACTATCGCGTCTCCAGGGAGCTCGCAACGCGGGCCAAGGACCTCATCGCCATCAGCGTGCTGCGTTCGGGCCGCGCCAGCGCAACCCAGTTCGGCAAGGAACTGATCTCAGGCGTCGGCAGCGCGAGCGTGATTGCGCCGCTCGATCCTTCGACCAGCACCATGCTGACCGAGGGCAGCTTCGTCACCCTGCTGTTCTCGCTGCCGGTGCTGGCGCGGGTTGCCCCGCACTATACGCGGGCGTTCGGCCGCTCGATCCCGAGCGACAACGACGCGCTGCGCCTTCTGTCCCGCTATGTCGACACGCTCGGCAGCGGCGCGCCGCCGTCCGATCCGGCGGTCGCGCGAAGCGCGTCCGATCACCTGATCGATCTCGCCGCGCTCGCGCTCGGCGCCCATGGCGACTATGCCGAGCTCGCGCGGCAGCGCGGCGGCACTGCGGCGCGGCTGCGCGCGATCAAGTCGGACATCCTGGCCGCGCTCGGCGACAGCGAGCTGTCGACGGAAGCGATCGCCGCCCGCCATGGCATCTCGCCGCGCTATGTGCGCAAATTGTTCGAGCAGGACGGCTCGACATTCTCCACCTTCGTGCTCGCCGAGCGGCTGGCAAGGGCCCATCGCATGCTGGTCGACCGCCGCTTCGGCCATCTCAACATCGCCCAGATCGCCCACGAGAGCGGCTTTGGCGACGTCTCCTATTTCAACCGCGCCTTCCGCCGCCATTTCGGCAGCCGGCCCTCGGATTTTCGCGAAGCGGCGAAGTGCGCCTGGCGCGAGCAGCAGGAGTAA
- a CDS encoding autotransporter domain-containing protein produces the protein MKTTNGSTRHKPLHQATFNTRRSWGVLTIAATLSVAGLVPAPAMAACVQSGNVVTCSGASSTGFGSGIESNLALTVAPGASITVPSNVNAIDLGAGNTAVNNGAISVGDNAAGMQGSGNNNTFTNAGTIAIGSDAAGIFMLGNHNSVSNTGAITGSTLMGVGIDVLGTGNVATNSGTVTLTGTASTGISANATGNTIQNSGTITIGGANGTNGQGVFLLDSNTLINSGTIHAAGDDSVGVNIWGNGNTLTNSGTIVATGAFGLAVGFGGTGNTLVNNGTIKGGPNGYALFSFGTTGNVLTNNGTLDGAMFFIGTGSSLTNNGLVTITDPATALAPGNIGFGGAFIQSGQGTLALRVDSAGHRDGLYAQDQAQLGGTLRAVVQAGLYQPTTIYAGVVQSAGAVTGQFGAVTSSSAFFNAAATYNANSVDLTLTRQGFGAVAGETANQRAVGNALEAGYSPSLTGAAATFYSQLLQAGSVGVLDKLSGEGTSGTQNTAFAAGTMFAQTMDGQMNAWRAGTRGNAAGSGALGYAEARPATSAFNALKAPPLVEPQWHAWASGFGAGQSLSGDAAVGSAAFSDRVAGGAVGVDHLLGPDLLVGVAAGGSSATFKVDDRATSGRLDGAHLGAYAMRRFGATYVSGQLAYSHFNNSTTRAITGVGADEIAKGAFGSDQFGGRLEVGRTYDFGPVAVTPFAALQAARLWQAGYTETSVTGAGPGVLGLSYAARSVSSLPLFLGSKFDARFDLGNGMMWMPFASLAWVHEFSPTRDVTATLVSMPVPAFTVEGARAASDAGRVELGSRLVLNRWSELSARFTGEFSNVGQSYAGTGTWRVSW, from the coding sequence ATGAAAACGACGAACGGCTCGACGCGCCACAAGCCGCTGCACCAGGCGACATTCAACACCAGGCGGTCCTGGGGGGTACTGACGATCGCAGCGACCTTGTCGGTAGCCGGCCTTGTGCCGGCGCCGGCAATGGCCGCCTGCGTGCAGTCGGGCAACGTCGTCACCTGCAGCGGCGCGAGCAGCACCGGCTTCGGCTCCGGCATCGAGAGCAATCTAGCGCTGACCGTTGCGCCCGGCGCCTCGATCACGGTGCCCTCGAACGTGAACGCGATTGACCTGGGCGCCGGCAACACGGCCGTCAACAACGGCGCCATTTCGGTCGGCGACAACGCGGCGGGCATGCAGGGCAGCGGCAACAACAACACGTTCACCAATGCCGGCACGATCGCTATCGGCTCAGATGCCGCGGGCATCTTCATGCTGGGCAACCACAATTCGGTATCCAATACCGGCGCGATCACCGGCTCGACACTGATGGGCGTCGGCATCGATGTTCTCGGCACGGGCAATGTCGCGACCAATTCCGGCACGGTCACGCTGACCGGCACGGCCTCGACCGGCATCTCCGCCAACGCAACCGGCAACACCATCCAGAATTCGGGGACCATTACGATCGGCGGTGCCAACGGGACCAACGGCCAAGGCGTCTTCCTGCTCGACAGCAACACTTTAATAAACAGTGGCACGATCCATGCCGCCGGCGACGACAGCGTTGGCGTCAACATCTGGGGCAATGGCAACACGTTGACCAACAGCGGCACGATCGTCGCGACTGGCGCCTTCGGCCTCGCGGTCGGCTTCGGCGGCACCGGCAACACGCTCGTCAACAACGGTACGATCAAGGGCGGCCCGAACGGCTACGCGCTGTTCTCCTTCGGCACCACGGGCAACGTCCTCACCAACAATGGAACACTCGATGGCGCAATGTTCTTCATCGGCACCGGCAGCAGCCTGACCAACAACGGGCTCGTCACCATCACCGATCCGGCGACGGCGCTTGCGCCCGGCAATATCGGCTTCGGCGGCGCGTTCATCCAGTCGGGGCAGGGCACCCTCGCACTTCGCGTCGACAGCGCCGGCCACCGCGACGGCCTGTATGCCCAGGACCAGGCCCAGCTCGGCGGCACTTTGCGTGCCGTGGTGCAGGCCGGGCTCTATCAACCGACCACGATCTATGCCGGCGTTGTGCAGAGCGCGGGCGCCGTCACCGGACAGTTCGGCGCTGTCACCTCGTCCTCGGCCTTCTTCAACGCGGCTGCGACCTACAACGCCAATTCCGTGGATCTGACCCTGACGCGCCAGGGATTTGGCGCGGTGGCAGGTGAGACTGCCAACCAGCGCGCGGTCGGCAATGCGCTGGAGGCCGGCTACTCGCCCTCGCTGACCGGCGCGGCCGCGACGTTCTATTCGCAGCTCCTCCAGGCTGGCTCGGTGGGTGTGCTCGACAAGCTCTCCGGCGAGGGCACCAGCGGGACCCAGAACACGGCCTTTGCCGCCGGCACCATGTTCGCTCAGACCATGGACGGCCAGATGAATGCCTGGCGCGCCGGCACCCGTGGCAACGCGGCCGGATCGGGTGCGCTCGGCTATGCCGAGGCCCGGCCGGCGACCTCGGCCTTCAACGCGCTGAAGGCGCCGCCGCTGGTCGAGCCGCAATGGCACGCTTGGGCGTCTGGCTTCGGCGCCGGACAGTCGCTGTCGGGCGATGCGGCGGTCGGCAGCGCAGCCTTCAGCGACCGGGTTGCTGGTGGCGCGGTTGGCGTGGATCATCTCCTAGGTCCCGATCTTCTGGTCGGCGTCGCCGCCGGCGGCTCCAGCGCGACGTTCAAGGTCGATGATCGCGCCACCTCCGGCCGGCTCGACGGGGCTCATCTCGGAGCCTATGCGATGCGGCGCTTCGGTGCGACTTATGTCTCGGGGCAGCTTGCTTACAGCCACTTCAACAATTCGACCACGCGCGCCATCACCGGCGTCGGTGCTGACGAGATCGCGAAGGGGGCGTTCGGCAGCGACCAATTCGGCGGAAGGCTCGAGGTCGGCCGCACCTATGATTTCGGCCCGGTCGCGGTGACGCCGTTCGCCGCGCTCCAGGCGGCAAGGCTGTGGCAGGCGGGCTATACCGAGACTAGCGTCACGGGGGCGGGGCCCGGCGTGCTCGGCCTCAGCTATGCGGCGCGGAGCGTGTCGTCGCTGCCGCTGTTCCTCGGCAGCAAATTCGATGCCCGGTTCGATCTCGGCAACGGCATGATGTGGATGCCGTTTGCAAGCCTCGCTTGGGTGCACGAATTCTCGCCGACCCGCGACGTCACCGCGACGCTGGTGTCGATGCCGGTTCCGGCCTTCACCGTCGAAGGTGCGCGGGCCGCCAGCGACGCCGGCCGTGTCGAACTCGGCTCGCGCCTGGTGTTGAACCGCTGGTCGGAGCTGTCGGCGCGTTTCACCGGTGAATTCTCGAATGTAGGCCAGAGCTATGCCGGCACCGGAACTTGGCGGGTAAGCTGGTAA
- a CDS encoding TetR/AcrR family transcriptional regulator, translating into MASDHTRTAILAAAERLYADRGFGDVTLRDIVADANVNLAAVNYHFGSKDELIAELFVTRSIATNRERLRELKAAEEQGGGRAPIEVILHALVGPTLRGCLGPENQRSTAARFMIRASIESVPPIRRIKNREIDHLRKFVAAMRRSLPDRSDVDIYWGLNFALAMAHHTIRESERLTKLSEGKCDLDDVEDVIARVVSVATMALSAGKAEARAPARALARDAR; encoded by the coding sequence ATGGCCAGCGACCACACCCGGACCGCCATTCTCGCCGCCGCCGAGCGGCTCTATGCCGATCGCGGCTTCGGCGACGTGACGCTGCGCGACATCGTCGCGGATGCCAATGTCAACTTAGCTGCCGTGAACTATCATTTCGGCTCGAAGGACGAGTTGATCGCAGAGCTGTTCGTGACGCGCTCGATCGCGACCAACCGCGAGCGGCTGCGCGAATTGAAGGCGGCGGAAGAGCAAGGCGGCGGTCGCGCGCCGATCGAGGTGATCTTGCACGCCCTCGTCGGCCCGACGCTGCGCGGGTGCTTAGGGCCAGAGAACCAGCGCTCGACCGCGGCACGCTTCATGATCCGTGCCTCGATCGAGTCCGTGCCGCCGATCCGCCGCATCAAGAATCGCGAGATCGACCATCTTCGGAAATTCGTCGCTGCGATGCGCAGGTCCCTGCCCGACCGCAGCGACGTCGATATCTATTGGGGCCTCAACTTTGCGCTCGCGATGGCGCACCACACCATCCGCGAGAGCGAGCGGCTGACGAAACTGTCGGAAGGCAAATGCGACCTCGACGACGTCGAGGACGTGATCGCGCGCGTGGTCAGCGTCGCGACGATGGCGCTGAGCGCCGGCAAGGCGGAGGCCAGGGCGCCGGCGCGCGCGCTCGCACGCGACGCGCGCTAG
- a CDS encoding acyl-CoA dehydrogenase family protein yields MDFDLSPKQKEWLDRVQSFMTKHVRPAVPIYNEQDKSGDRWKVIPILEDLKKKAKAEGLWNMFMPPSEHEDDEFRGAGLTNLEYALLSEQMGHISWASEVFNCSAPDTGNMEVFIRYGTKEQKRKWLRPLMDGEIRSAFLMTEPAVASSDATNIETRIERDGDTYVINGRKWWSSGVGDPRCKIAILMGKTDPKAAKHQQQSQILVPLDTPGIKVEKMLPVFGFDDAPHGHAQVLLENVRVPKENILLGEGRGFEIAQGRLGPGRIHHCMRTIGKAEEALEKMVKRLMSRTAFGKKIVEHSVWEQRIGEARTNIEMTRLLCLKAADMMDKVGNKTAQAEIAMIKVAAPNMALKIIDEAIQAFGGAGVSDEAGLAKDYAGIRTLRLADGPDEVHNRAIARLEIRKYANSPGH; encoded by the coding sequence ATGGATTTCGATCTGTCGCCCAAGCAGAAGGAATGGCTCGACCGCGTGCAGTCGTTCATGACCAAGCATGTGCGCCCGGCGGTGCCGATCTACAACGAGCAGGACAAGAGCGGCGACCGTTGGAAGGTCATTCCGATCCTGGAGGACCTCAAGAAGAAGGCGAAGGCCGAAGGCCTCTGGAACATGTTCATGCCGCCGTCCGAGCATGAGGACGACGAGTTCCGCGGCGCGGGATTGACCAATCTCGAATACGCGCTGCTGTCGGAGCAGATGGGCCACATCTCCTGGGCTTCGGAAGTGTTCAACTGCTCCGCGCCCGACACCGGCAACATGGAAGTGTTCATCCGCTACGGCACCAAGGAGCAGAAGCGCAAATGGCTGCGTCCGCTGATGGACGGCGAGATCCGCTCCGCCTTCCTGATGACGGAACCGGCGGTGGCCTCGTCCGATGCGACCAACATCGAGACCCGCATCGAGCGCGACGGCGACACTTACGTCATCAACGGCCGCAAATGGTGGTCGTCCGGCGTCGGCGATCCCCGCTGCAAGATCGCGATCCTGATGGGCAAGACCGATCCGAAGGCGGCAAAGCATCAGCAGCAGTCGCAGATCCTGGTTCCGCTCGACACGCCCGGCATCAAGGTCGAGAAGATGCTCCCGGTGTTCGGCTTCGACGATGCGCCGCACGGCCACGCCCAGGTGCTGCTCGAGAACGTGCGGGTGCCGAAGGAGAACATCCTGCTCGGTGAAGGCCGCGGCTTCGAGATCGCGCAGGGCCGCCTCGGTCCGGGCCGCATCCATCACTGCATGCGCACCATCGGCAAGGCCGAGGAGGCGCTGGAGAAGATGGTGAAGCGGCTGATGTCGCGCACCGCTTTCGGCAAGAAGATCGTCGAGCATTCGGTGTGGGAGCAGCGCATCGGCGAGGCCCGCACCAACATCGAGATGACGCGTCTGCTCTGCCTCAAGGCCGCCGACATGATGGACAAGGTCGGTAACAAGACCGCACAGGCGGAGATCGCCATGATCAAGGTCGCAGCCCCCAACATGGCGCTGAAGATCATCGACGAGGCGATCCAGGCTTTTGGCGGCGCCGGTGTCTCCGACGAGGCCGGGCTTGCCAAGGACTATGCCGGCATCCGCACGCTGCGGCTCGCCGACGGTCCGGACGAGGTGCACAATCGCGCCATTGCCAGACTAGAAATCCGGAAGTATGCAAACTCTCCCGGTCATTAA
- a CDS encoding phosphotransferase family protein: MADGVRKDEEFSGTKPVEERHRFDELRLDAWMRENVEGYEGPLIVLQFKGGQSNPTYRLNTPNRSYVMRRKPFGKLLPSAHAVDREYKVIAALGKQGFPVARAYALCQDDSIIGAAFYIMSMEEGRVFWDPALPSQDPDARRKIFTSKIETLAKLHMFDPSAIGLADFGKPGNYFARQIDRWTKQYRASETQHIPEFEKVAEWLPRTVPEQARVSIVHGDYRLDNMIFHATEPRVQAVLDWELSTLGDPMADFTYLLMQWIMPGLQGVDLKALNIPSLEEAAQIYCNVTKMSVPDLNWYFSYNLFRLAGITQGIAGRIRDGTAANAKALESAKRTVPLSKASWEYAQKAGAV; this comes from the coding sequence GTGGCTGACGGCGTCAGGAAAGACGAGGAGTTCTCGGGCACCAAGCCGGTCGAGGAGCGGCATCGTTTCGACGAGCTGCGCCTGGACGCCTGGATGCGCGAGAACGTCGAGGGCTATGAGGGCCCGCTGATCGTCCTCCAGTTCAAGGGCGGCCAGTCCAACCCGACCTATCGCCTGAACACGCCGAACCGCTCTTACGTGATGCGCCGCAAACCGTTCGGCAAATTGCTGCCGTCGGCGCACGCGGTCGACCGCGAATACAAGGTGATCGCGGCACTCGGCAAGCAGGGTTTTCCGGTCGCGCGCGCTTATGCGCTGTGCCAGGACGACAGCATCATCGGTGCGGCCTTCTACATCATGTCGATGGAGGAGGGCCGGGTGTTCTGGGATCCGGCGCTGCCGAGCCAGGATCCCGATGCGCGGCGCAAGATCTTCACCAGCAAGATCGAGACGCTGGCGAAGCTCCACATGTTCGATCCCAGTGCGATTGGCTTGGCCGATTTCGGCAAGCCCGGCAACTATTTCGCGCGCCAGATCGACCGATGGACCAAGCAGTATCGCGCGTCCGAGACCCAGCACATTCCGGAGTTTGAGAAGGTCGCCGAATGGCTGCCGCGGACCGTGCCGGAACAGGCACGCGTCTCCATCGTCCATGGCGACTATCGCCTCGACAACATGATTTTCCATGCGACGGAACCGCGCGTGCAGGCCGTGCTCGATTGGGAGCTGTCGACGCTCGGCGATCCCATGGCCGACTTCACCTATCTCTTGATGCAGTGGATCATGCCGGGCCTGCAGGGCGTCGATCTCAAGGCGCTGAATATCCCGAGCCTGGAAGAGGCGGCGCAGATCTATTGCAACGTCACCAAGATGAGCGTGCCGGATCTCAACTGGTACTTCTCTTATAATTTGTTCCGGCTCGCAGGGATCACCCAGGGTATCGCCGGCCGTATCCGCGACGGCACCGCCGCCAACGCCAAGGCGCTCGAATCCGCCAAGCGCACCGTGCCGCTATCGAAGGCGTCATGGGAATACGCACAGAAAGCGGGCGCGGTTTGA
- a CDS encoding LysE family translocator, with amino-acid sequence MIDSSTLIAYVLIVLGFVFIPGPATLLTMARAASSGTKVGIATGAGIAAGDVIHTSMAIVGLSAIIATSALLFSIVKYAGAGFLIYLGIRAMLDKAPIELNGGAPAISAGRAFRQAVLTEVLNPKTALFFLAFLPQFVRPEHGATALQLAVFGIVFVLLGLVSTIVFAVGAGRLGNLLRRHPAVVKWQGKVVGTIYCAVGVRLALQER; translated from the coding sequence ATGATCGATTCATCCACCCTGATCGCCTATGTCCTCATCGTCCTCGGCTTCGTCTTCATCCCGGGACCGGCCACACTGCTCACCATGGCGCGTGCCGCGAGCTCCGGAACCAAGGTCGGCATCGCGACGGGCGCGGGGATTGCGGCGGGCGATGTGATCCACACCAGCATGGCGATCGTCGGACTCTCGGCGATCATCGCCACCTCCGCGCTCTTGTTTAGCATCGTCAAATATGCGGGCGCAGGCTTCCTGATCTATCTCGGCATTCGTGCCATGCTCGACAAGGCACCGATCGAGCTGAACGGCGGGGCGCCCGCGATCTCCGCGGGCCGCGCATTCCGGCAGGCCGTGCTGACCGAGGTGCTCAATCCCAAGACGGCGCTGTTCTTCCTTGCCTTCCTGCCGCAATTCGTCCGGCCGGAACACGGCGCGACCGCGCTTCAGCTTGCCGTCTTCGGCATCGTCTTTGTATTGCTCGGCCTTGTCAGCACGATCGTGTTCGCCGTCGGCGCCGGCCGTCTCGGCAATCTCCTGCGCCGCCATCCTGCCGTGGTGAAGTGGCAGGGCAAGGTGGTCGGGACCATCTACTGCGCCGTCGGCGTGCGGCTGGCGCTACAGGAGCGTTGA